The following proteins are co-located in the Pelecanus crispus isolate bPelCri1 chromosome 5, bPelCri1.pri, whole genome shotgun sequence genome:
- the HMGCS2 gene encoding hydroxymethylglutaryl-CoA synthase, mitochondrial, which produces MLRLVSRAARCWGARRAPSGTERAPRGANHPMAVQRACLSSAAGTGAWPKDVGILALEVYFPAQYVEQEELERYDGVEAGKYTRGLGQQQMGFCAAHEDINSLCLTVVQRLVERGRLSWDAIGRLEVGTETVIDKSKAVKTVLMQLFHDSGNTDVEGIDTTNACYGGTASLFNAAAWVESSAWDGRYAVVVCGDIAVYATGNARPTGGAGAIAMLVGPNAPLVLERGLRGTHMEHAYDFYKPDLASEYPVVDGQLSIQCYLRALDRCYTVYRRKAESQWQQAGIQRPFTLNDFKFIIFHTPFCKLVQKSVGRLLLNDFLAAPNPDTAAGLYKGLQPFRGVKLEDTYTSKEVEKAFQAASQEIFNQKTKPSLLLSSRNGNMYTPSMYGCLASLLAQCSARDLAGSRIGAFSYGSGLAASMFSLRVSQDAAPGSPLDKLVSSLADLPARLDARKRVAPQDFAEIMKQREDTHHLADHAPHGSQADLFPGTWYLTRVDAKYRREYARKPN; this is translated from the exons ATGCTGCGCTTGGTCAGCCGTGCCGCGCGCTGCTGGGGGGCGAGGCGGGCGCCGTCAGGGACAGAGCGTGCACCCCGGGGCGCCAATCACCCCATGGCCGTGCAGAGGGCATG cctctCCAGCGCTGCTGGGACGGGCGCCTGGCCCAAGGACGTGGGCATCCTAGCGCTGGAGGTGTACTTCCCCGCCCAGTACgtggagcaggaggagctggagcggTACGACGGCGTGGAGGCCGGGAAGTACACGCGGGGCTTGGGCCAGCAGCAGATGGGCTTCTGTGCCGCTCATGAGGACATCAACTCCCTGTGCCTGACGGTGGTGCAGCGGCTGGTGGAGCGCGGGCGCCTGTCCTGGGACGCCATCGGACGCCTGGAGGTGGGCACCGAGACCGTCATCGACAAGTCCAAGGCCGTCAAGACCGTCCTCATGCAGCTCTTTCATGACTCGGGCAACACTGACGTGGAGGGCATCGACACCACCAATGCCTGCTATGGGGGCACGGCCTCGCTCTTCAATGCGGCCGCCTGGGTGGAGTCCAGTGCCTGGGACG GTCGCTACGCTGTGGTGGTGTGTGGGGACATTGCTGTCTATGCCACGGGGAACGCACGGCCCACAGGAGGTGCCGGTGCCATCGCCATGCTGGTGGGACCCAACGCCCCACTGGTGCTGGAGAGAG GCCTGCGGGGAACCCACATGGAGCATGCCTATGACTTCTACAAGCCGGACCTGGCCTCTGAGTACCCGGTGGTGGACGGGCAGCTCTCCATCCAGTGCTACCTGCGGGCGCTGGACCGCTGCTACACTGTGTACCGCCGGAAGGCGGAGAGCCAGTGGCAGCAGG CTGGCATCCAGCGGCCCTTCACCCTCAACGACTTCAAGTTCATCATCTTCCACACGCCCTTCTGCAAGCTGGTGCAGAAGTCAGTGGGGCGGCTGCTGCTGAATGACTTCCTGGCCGCCCCCAACCCCGACACGGCTGCCGGCCTCTACAAGGGGCTGCAGCCCTTCCG TGGTGTGAAGCTGGAGGACACCTACACCAGCAAGGAGGTGGAGAAGGCGTTCCAGGCGGCCAGCCAGGAGATCTTCAACCAGAAGACCaaaccctccctgctcctctcctcccgcAACGGCAACATGTACACGCCATCCATGTATGGCTGCCTGGCCTCCCTCCTGGCACA ATGCTCAGCACGGGACCTGGCCGGCTCCCGGATCGGCGCCTTCTCCTACGGCTCGGGGCTGGCTGCCAGCATGTTCTCCCTCCGCGTCTCGCAGGATGCAGCCCCGG GTTCCCCCCTGGACAAGCTGGTCTCCAGCCTGGCTGACCTGCCAGCTCGCCTGGATGCCCGCAAGCGTGTGGCCCCGCAGGACTTCGCCGAGATCATGAAGCAGCGGGAAGATACACATCACTTGG CCGACCATGCTCCCCATGGCTCCCAGGCGGATCTCTTCCCTGGCACCTGGTACCTGACGCGGGTGGATGCCAAGTACCGCCGGGAATATGCCAGGAAGCCCAACTAG
- the LOC142593562 gene encoding myomegalin-like, which translates to MTWGAWEPPSKRLPWGKSHTCLLRDLEMGPLAQTQTLRDFEQHLNDLKKENFSLKLRIYFLEERVQQKGEGSRDDVYRRNIELKVEVESLKRELQEKQQALDNTWVAAENQTTRSQAALRQQYEERQRESEHVYELLENKIQLLQEEARLARNEAEQATALARAEAERCQELAGKLKEAARMKEEDRSDDSCSATAQRRIEELTQELATSKQLVEMLSAEKRNLQQRLEEPPNMGGQALRLPRTRGPLGRRHLEI; encoded by the exons ATGACGTGGGGTGCATGGGAGCCACCCAGCAAACGCCTTCCATGGGGCAAGAGCCAT ACATGTCTCCTCCGGGACCTGGAGATGGGTCCCCTCGCCCAGACGCAGACCCTGCGGGACTTCGAGCAG CACCTCAACGACCTCAAGAAGGAGAATTTCAGCCTCAAGCTGCGCATCTACTTTCTGGAGGAGCGCGTCCAGCAGAAGGGCGAGGGCAGCCGGGATGATGTCTACCGGCGG AATATTGAGCTGAAGGTGGAGGTGGAGAGCCTGAAGcgggagctgcaggagaagcaACAAGCCCTGGACAACACATG ggtgGCCGCGGAGAACCAGACAACCCGCAGCCAGGCAGCGCTCCGGCAGCAGTATGAGGAGCGGCAGCGGGAGTCGGAGCACGTCTACGAGCTCCTGGAGAACAAgatccagctcctgcaggag GAGGCCAGGCTGGCACGGAATGAGGCTGAGCAGGCCACAGCACTGGCCAGAGCCGAGGCAGAGCggtgccaggagctggcagggaagcTGAAGGAAGCTGCGAGGATGAAGGAGGAAGACAGGAGTGATGACAGCTGCAGCGCTACGGCCCAGAG GAGGATAGAAGAGCTGACCCAAGAGCTGGCCACCAGCAAACAGCTTGTGGAGATGCTGTCAGCCGAGAAGCGCAACCTGCAGCAGCGCTTGGAGGAGCCCCCGAACATGGGGGGACAG GCGCTGCGGCTGCCGCGCACGCGCGGGCCTCTCGGCCGCCGCCATCTTGAAATCTGA
- the PHGDH gene encoding D-3-phosphoglycerate dehydrogenase, with product METGPNEPEKRAPLAALLARRAGGSSLPAACGESRHPWPAPAAPSPAMALGKLQKVLISDSLDPCCREILQAGGLRVQEKPGLSKEELLREIRDCDGLIVRSATKVTADVLEAAERLQVVGRAGTGVDNVDVEAATRKGVLVMNTPTGNSLSAAELTCGMIMCLARQIPQAAASMKEGKWDRKKYMGMELNGKTLGVLGLGRIGREVATRMQAFGMKTIGYDPIITPEDSATFGVEQLPLEQIWPRCDFITVHTPLLPSTMGLLNDSTFAKCRRGVQVVNCARGGIVDEDALLRALRSGQCGGAALDVFTQEPPKDRDLVNHPNVICCPHLGASTREAQSRCGKEIAMQIVDMATGKGLAGIVNGQALGKAFAPQTKPWIALARALGMVLCTVGKQAQGSVQVCTLGTPLREAGSYLTPAVAAGMLAGGAQKEVTLVNALLLAQEAGLKVETTHVDVAPEANGSTGLLQVALQGTPCRATGMVQGSTPMLQQLNRATFKQPAPLAGPVLIYRAKASEPSTLPTLTGLLGKAGVQLQSYHSSGVVAGEQWSIVGLSAPLSDLGELKPHVTEVFQLHL from the exons ATGGAGACGGGACCCAATGAGCCCGAAAAACGTGCCCCGCTCGCAGCCCTTTtagcgcggcgggcgggcggcagcaGCCTCCCGGCGGCGTGCGGAGAGAGCCGGCACCCCtggcccgccccggccgccccgtcCCCCGCCATGGCGCTGGGGAAGCTGCAGAAGGTGCTGATCAGCGACAGCCTGGACCCCTGCTGCCGGGAGATCCTGCAGGCCGGTGGCCTCCGGGTGCAGGAGAAGCCCGGCCTGAGCAaggaggagctgctgcgggAGATCCGG GACTGCGATGGGCTCATCGTCCGCTCGGCCACCAAAGTCACGGCCGACGTGCTGGAGGCGGCGGAGAGGCTGCAGGTGGTGGGCAGAGCGGGCACCGGTGTGGACAACGTCGACGTGGAGGCGGCCACCAGGAAGGGTGTCCTAGTCATGAA CACACCCACTGGGAACAGCCTCAGCGCTGCCGAGCTCACCTGCGGGATGATCATGTGCTTGGCCAG GCAGATcccgcaggcagctgcctccaTGAAGGAGGGCAAGTGGGACCGTAAGAAG TACATGGGCATGGAGCTGAACGGGAAGACGCTGGgtgtcctggggctggggcgCATCGGCAGGGAGGTGGCCACCCGCATGCAGGCTTTCGGCATGAAG ACCATAGGCTATGACCCCATCATCACTCCCGAAGACTCGGCCACCTTCGGCGTGGAGCAGCTGCCTCTGGAGCAGATCTGGCCCCGCTGCGACTTCATCACTGTGCACACACCGCTGCTGCCCTCCACCATGG GGCTCCTGAACGACAGCACCTTTGCCAAGTGCCGCCGCGGCGTGCAGGTGGTAAACTGCGCCCGTGGTGGCATTGTGGACGAGGATGCGCTGCTGCGGGCGCTGCGGTCGGGGCAGTGTGGCGGGGCTGCCCTCGATGTCTTCACGCAG GAGCCCCCGAAGGACCGTGACCTGGTGAACCACCCCAATGTCATCTGCTGCCCGCATCTGGGTGCCAGCACACGGGAGGCGCAAAGCCGCTGCGGCAAGGAGATCGCCATGCAGATCGTGGACATGGCCAcggggaaggggctggctgGCATA GTCAATGGGCAGGCTCTCGGCAAGGCTTTCGCACCGCAGACCAAGCCCTGGATTGCCCTGGCCAGGGCCCTGGGCATGGTGCTGTGCACGGTGGGCAAGCAAGCACAGGGCAGCGTGCAGGTCTGCACCCTAG ggacacccctcCGAGAAGCCGGGAGCTACCTGACACCTGCCGTGGCCGCGGGCATGCTGGCTGGAGGGGCACAGAAGGAAGTGACCCTGGTGAACgccctgctgctggcccagGAGGCTGGGCTGAAG GTCGAAACCACCCACGTCGACGTGGCCCCTGAGGCCAATGGCAGCACCGGCTTGCTGCAGGTGGCCCTGCAGGGCACCCCGTGCCGGGCAACGGGGATGGTGCAGGGTAGCAcccccatgctgcagcagctcaaCAGGGCCACCTTCAAACAGCCAGCCCCGCTGGCTGGCCCAGTCCTCATCTACCGAGCCAAAGCTTCTGAGCCCAGCACACTGCCCACGCTCACTG ggctgctggggaaggcaggggtcCAGCTCCAGTCCTAccacagctctggtgtggtggCGGGGGAGCAGTGGAGCATCGTGGGGCTCTCGGCCCCCCTGTCCGACCTTGGTGAGCTGAAGCCACATGTGACGGAAGTCTTCCAGCTCCATCTGTAG
- the REG4 gene encoding regenerating islet-derived protein 4 gives MVAAARLTLLLLGCAGLLRPAGARYINYCPEGWSYYKLSCFRYFRQLLSWDEAERQCQASQAGAHLVWVEEPQEAATLQKVISYYQRMQPVWVGLRYGRESQTWQWASGHKYNVASGLARNGAYGGTCGVLTHLSDFTLWSSADCAQQHHYICKFTPSH, from the exons ATggtggcagcagccaggctcaCCCTCTTGCTGCTGGGCTGCGCGGGGCTCCTGCGGCCGGCTG GTGCCAGGTACATAAACTACTGCCCCGAGGGCTGGTCCTACTACAAACTCAGCTGCTTCAGGTACTTCCGTCAGCTCCTGAGCTGGGATGAGGCCGAG AGGCAGTGCCAGGCCAGCCAGGCTGGTGCCCACCTGGTCTGGGtggaggagccccaggaggCAGCCACCCTGCAGAAGGTCATCTCCTACTACCAGCGTATGCAGCCCGTCTGGGTTGGCCTCCGCTACGGGCGTGAG AGCCAGACCTGGCAGTGGGCTAGCGGGCACAAGTACAATGTCGCCAGTGGGCTGGCCAGGAATGGTGCCTACGGGGGAACCTGCGGCGTGCTGACCCACCTCAGTG ACTTCACCCTGTGGTCCAGTGCCGACTGCGCCCAGCAACATCACTATATCTGCAAGTTCACCCCCTCACACTAG